A genomic region of Zalophus californianus isolate mZalCal1 chromosome 1, mZalCal1.pri.v2, whole genome shotgun sequence contains the following coding sequences:
- the ACKR2 gene encoding atypical chemokine receptor 2 has product MCPPNMASTASPLPPTTEVASSENSSSFYDYEYYLDQVAFMLCRKDEVLAFGRIFLPIFYSLIFVLGLGGNLLLLVVLLWYIPRRRMTEVYLLNLAISNLLFVVTLPFWGISVAWHWVFGSFLCKMMSTLYTINFYSGIFFISCMSLDKYLEIVHAQPHHRLRTREKSLLLAAMVWAVALAVSIPDMVFVQTHENPTGVWNCYADFGGHATIWKLFLRFQQNLLGFLLPLLVMVFFYSRIGCVLVRLRPPGRGRALRIVVALVVAFFVLWFPYNLTLFLHSLLDLRVFGECKVIKQLDYALQVTESIAFLHCCFTPILYAFSSRHFRQYLKAFLVTVLRRPQAPGPAPAPLSSSSESSRLTAQEEMTGMHDLRERQAESSPNKSDMGENQA; this is encoded by the coding sequence ATGTGTCCTCCCAACATGGCCTCCACCGCCTCCCCTCTGCCACCAACCACCGAGGTCGCCAGTTCTGAGAACAGCAGCTCTTTCTATGACTATGAGTACTACCTGGACCAGGTGGCCTTCATGCTCTGCAGGAAGGACGAGGTGCTGGCCTTTGGCAGGATCTTCCTGCCAATCTTCTACAGCCTGATCTTTGTGCTGGGTTTGGGCGGGAACCTCCTTCTTCTAGTGGTCTTGCTTTGGTATATACCTCGCAGGCGGATGACTGAGGTCTATCTGCTGAACCTGGCCATCTCCAACCTCCTATTTGTGGTGACACTGCCTTTCTGGGGCATTTCTGTGGCCTGGCATTGGGTCTTTGGGAGTTTCTTGTGCAAGATGATGAGCACCCTCTATACCATCAACTTCTACAGTGGCATCTTCTTCATTAGCTGCATGAGCTTGGACAAGTACCTGGAGATCGTCCACGCTCAGCCCCACCACAGGCTGAGAACCCGGGAGAAAAGCCTGCTCCTGGCTGCCATGGTATGGGCTGTGGCCCTGGCTGTCTCCATCCCTGACATGGTCTTTGTGCAGACACATGAAAACCCCACGGGTGTGTGGAACTGCTATGCAGATTTTGGGGGTCATGCGACCATCTGGAAGCTCTTCCTCCGTTTCCAGCAGAACCTCCTGGGGTTTCTCCTTCCACTCCTTGTCATGGTCTTTTTCTACTCCCGCATTGGCTGCGTGTTGGTCAGGCTGAGGCCCCCAGGTCGGGGCCGGGCTCTAAGGATAGTTGTAGCCCTGGTGGTAGCCTTCTTTGTGCTGTGGTTCCCGTACAACCTCACCTTGTTTCTGCACTCACTGCTGGACCTGCGAGTCTTTGGGGAATGCAAGGTTATCAAGCAGCTGGACTATGCACTGCAGGTGACAGAGAGCATCGCCTTTCTTCACTGCTGCTTCACCCCCATTCTCTATGCTTTCTCCAGCCGCCACTTCCGCCAGTACCTGAAGGCTTTCCTCGTCACTGTGCTCAGGCGGCCCCAGGCACCTGGCCCTGCACCGGCCCCTCTGTCCAGCAGCTCTGAGAGTAGCAGGCTCACTGCCCAAGAAGAAATGACCGGCATGCATGACctcagggagaggcaggctgagAGTTCCCCCAACAAGAGTGATATGGGGGAAAATCAAGCCTGA
- the LOC113917882 gene encoding 5-beta-cholestane-3-alpha,7-alpha-diol 12-alpha-hydroxylase, producing the protein MVLCGLVLGALLVVTVGCLCLLGLLRRRRPQEPPLDKGSIPWLGHAMAFRKNMLEFLKHMRAKHGDVFTVQLGGQYFTFVMDPLSFGPILRDAQRKLDFVEYAEKLVLKVFGYHSVQGDYRMIHSASTKYLMGDGLEDLNKTMLDSLALVMLGPMGQSLGSGCWREDGLFHFCYNVLFKAGYLSLFGHTKDQEQDLRQAEELFVQFRKFDNMFPRFVYSLLGPREWLEVGRLQRLFHKTLSVQHNLEKNGISNWISYMLQYLREQGVAPAMQDKFNFMMLWASQGNTGPTSFWALLFLLKHPEAMRAVREETTQVLGEARLKARQSFDLDISALHRTPVLDSVMEETLRLQTAPTLLRVVHSDHVLKMANGQEYLLRSGDIVALFPYLSVHMDPEIHPEPTAFKYDRFLNPNGSRKVHFSKAGQKIHHYTMPWGSGVSICPGRFLAISEMKLFVLLMVTYFDLELVDPDTPVPPVNPQRWGFGTTQPSHDVRFRYRLRPTH; encoded by the coding sequence ATGGTGCTCTGCGGTCTGGTGCTGGGAGCCCTGCTGGTGGTCACCGTGGGGTGCCTGTGTCTGCTGGGGCTGCTCCGGCGACGCAGGCCCCAGGAGCCCCCTCTGGATAAGGGCTCCATACCCTGGCTGGGCCATGCCATGGCTTTCCGGAAGAACATGCTTGAATTCCTGAAGCACATGCGGGCTAAGCATGGAGATGTGTTCACAGTGCAGCTAGGGGGCCAGTACTTTACCTTTGTCATGGACCCCCTCTCCTTTGGCCCCATCCTCAGGGATGCACAGAGAAAACTAGACTTCGTGGAGTATGCAGAAAAACTGGTGCTAAAGGTATTTGGATACCATTCGGTGCAAGGAGACTACCGGATGATACACTCTGCCAGCACCAAGTACCTCATGGGGGATGGCTTGGAAGATCTCAACAAAACCATGCTGGACAGCCTGGCCCTCGTTATGCTGGGGCCCATGGGCCAGAGTCTGGGTTCTGGTTGCTGGCGTGAAGATGGCCTCTTCCACTTCTGCTACAATGTCTTGTTCAAGGCGGGGTACCTGAGCTTATTTGGCCATACAAAGGACCAGGAGCAGGACCTGCGACAGGCAGAGGAGTTATTTGTCCAGTTCCGCAAGTTTGACAACATGTTCCCCAGGTTTGTTTATTCCTTGCTGGGGCCCCGGGAGTGGCTAGAAGTGGGCCGGCTCCAGCGTCTGTTCCACAAGACACTCTCTGTGCAGCACAACTTGGAAAAGAATGGCATCAGCAACTGGATATCCTACATGCTTCAGTATCTGAGGGAGCAGGGAGTAGCCCCAGCCATGCAAGACAAGTTCAACTTCATGATGCTCTGGGCCTCCCAGGGGAACACGGGCCCAACCTCTTTCTGGGCCCTCTTGTTCCTGCTAAAGCACCCAGAAGCCATGCGGGCTGTGAGGGAGGAGACCACCCAAGTCCTGGGAGAGGCCAGGCTGAAGGCCAGGCAGTCCTTTGACCTTGACATCAGTGCCCTGCACCGCACTCCAGTGCTGGACAGTGTGATGGAGGAGACGCTGCGGCTGCAGACTGCACCCACCCTCCTCAGGGTGGTGCACAGTGACCACGTCCTGAAGATGGCCAATGGACAGGAGTACCTGCTCCGAAGCGGAGACATTGTGGCCCTCTTCCCCTATCTTTCAGTGCACATGGATCCTGAAATCCACCCGGAACCCACTGCCTTCAAGTATGATCGCTTCCTCAATCCCAATGGTAGCCGAAAAGTGCACTTCAGCAAGGCAGGCCAGAAGATCCACCACTATACCATGCCGTGGGGCTCAGGTGTCTCCATCTGCCCTGGGAGGTTCTTGGCCATCAGTGAGATGAAGCTCTTTGTCCTGCTCATGGTCACATACTTTGACCTGGAGCTTGTGGACCCTGACACACCTGTGCCACCCGTGAACCCCCAGCGCTGGGGCTTTGGCACCACCCAGCCCAGCCATGACGTGCGCTTCCGTTACCGCCTGCGACCTACCCACTGA